In one Lolium rigidum isolate FL_2022 chromosome 3, APGP_CSIRO_Lrig_0.1, whole genome shotgun sequence genomic region, the following are encoded:
- the LOC124697638 gene encoding protein IQ-DOMAIN 5-like, with product MRWLKSLVGLRKAERQQRRKEDGDAGRIKRDVVDQFHFQDHDSLAAPEVFPDGNGPSDGDWDARPSCSAPGFSIVPLPQTEEELKEIWASTVIQTAYRALLARRARRALKGLVRLQALVRGHIVRKQAAITLRCMQALVRVQARVRARRVRVALENQTDDQQDNVEEQTDEAYVREIEDGWCDSIGSVEDIQVKLLKRQEAAAKRERAMAYALSHQWQAGSRQNAAITSSALDKNSWSWNWLERWMAVRPWESRFLGTYTADGIATGVRHAEATAVKVPHRKPVKKQASTLHSNMLNPKGCPPNSEGAGSLSNLSGGSAPAKVKRKMPSKEGSDEVSSRPSGLGARCSSNPKERTGHLHYRANKRFSLPAIGIEAGKRLSNKPGVNRSPKATEDSPTLGGKHRRAGSVDLLPKRVELQT from the exons ATGAGGTGGCTCAAGTCGTTGGTTGGGCTGAGGAAGGCCGAGAGGCAGCAGCGGCGCAAGGAGGATGGCGACGCCGGGCGAATT AAAAGGGATGTCGTCGATCAGTTTCACTTCCAGGATCACGACAGCCTTGCCGCGCCAGAAGTGTTCCCTGATGGAAATGGCCCGTCAGATGGCGATTGGGATGCCAGGCCTTCATGCTCAGCACCCGGTTTCAGTATAGTGCCACTGCCTCAAACAGAAGAGGAGCTCAAAGAGATCTGGGCTTCCACAGTTATTCAGACTGCATATAGAGCCCTCCTG GCTAGGAGAGCACGCCGAGCTTTAAAAGGACTGGTTAGGCTTCAAGCCCTTGTAAGGGGTCACATTGTGAGAAAGCAAGCTGCCATAACACTCCGGTGTATGCAAGCTTTGGTCAGGGTACAAGCCCGTGTCAGAGCAAGGCGAGTTCGTGTGGCTTTGGAAAATCAGACTGATGATCAACAAGATAATGTAGAAGAGCAAACGGACGAGGCTTATGTTCGAGAAATTGAG GATGGGTGGTGTGATAGTATAGGGTCCGTGGAAGATATCCAAGTGAAATTGTTGAAGAGGCAGGAAGCAGCAGCCAAGCGTGAGCGAGCCATGGCCTATGCCCTTTCTCACCAG TGGCAAGCAGGTTCAAGGCAAAATGCGGCCATCACATCATCTGCACTAGACAAGAACAGTTGGAGCTGGAATTGGCTGGAGAGATGGATGGCTGTTCGTCCTTGGGAGAGTCGGTTCCTAGGCACTTACACAGCAGATGGAATCGCTACTGGAGTGCGACATGCTGAGGCAACTGCAGTCAAGGTTCCACATAGGAAACCTGTGAAAAAGCAGGCTTCGACACTTCACTCAAACATGTTGAACCCCAAGGGCTGCCCGCCTAACTCAGAGGGCGCCGGCTCCTTGTCCAACCTGTCTGGTGGTTCGGCGCCAGCTAAGGTGAAACGGAAGATGCCATCCAAAGAAGGTTCTGATGAAGTCTCGTCTCGTCCTTCGGGACTTGGTGCCCGGTGCAGTAGCAATCCTAAGGAGAGGACTGGGCATCTACATTATCGGGCCAACAAAAGGTTCTCCTTGCCTGCGATCG GTATAGAAGCTGGCAAACGCCTGTCGAATAAACCTGGGGTCAACCGATCTCCCAAGGCTACCGAAGACTCCCCGACGCTGGGAGGAAAGCATCGTCGTGCCGGTTCTGTTGATCTATTGCCCAAGAGAGTTGAGCTGCAGACCTGA
- the LOC124704508 gene encoding dnaJ protein homolog, producing MFGRAAPKKSDSTRYYEILGVPKDAAQDDLKKAYRKAAIKNHPDKGGDPEKFKELAQAYEVLSDPEKREIYDTYGEDALKEGMGGGGGMHDPFDIFQSFFGPGGGFPGGGSSRGRRQRRGEDVVHPLKVTLEELYNGTSKKLSLSRNVLCSKCNGKGSKSGASVKCSSCQGAGYKMQIRQLGPGMIQQMQQPCSECRATGETISDKDRCGQCKGDKVVTEKKVLEVVVEKGMQHSQKITFPGEADEAPDTVTGDIIFVLQQKEHPKFKRKGDDLFYEHTLTLTEALCGFQYVLTHLDGRQLLIKSNPGEVVKPDSFKAINDEGMPMYQRPFMKGKLYIHFTVDFPDSLNPDQCKALETILPPKPVSQYTDMELDECEETMAYDIDIEEEMRRRQQQQAQEAYDEDEDMPGGAGQRVQCAQQ from the exons ATGTTCGGGCGCGCGGCGCCGAAGAAGAGCGACAGCACGCGCTACTACGAGATCCTCGGCGTGCCCAAGGACGCGGCGCAGGACGACCTCAAGAAGGCCTACCGCAAGGCCGCCATCAAGAACCACCCCGACAAGGGCGGCGACCCCGAGAAG TTCAAGGAGCTAGCTCAGGCATATGAGGTTCTGAGCGACCCCGAGAAGCGGGAGATCTATGATACGTATGGTGAGGATGCCCTCAAGGAGGGGatgggaggaggcggaggaatgCACGATCCATTTGACATCTTCCAGTCATTCTTCGGTCCTGGTGGTGGTTTCCCAG GTGGTGGTAGCAGCAGAGGCAGGAGGCAGCGCAGGGGTGAGGATGTGGTTCATCCTCTCAAGGTTACCCTCGAGGAATTGTACAATGGTACATCAAAGAAGCTCTCTCTTTCACGCAATGTGCTCTGCTCAAAGTGCAATGG CAAGGGCTCAAAGTCTGGGGCTTCCGTGAAGTGTTCTAGCTGCCAGGGAGCTGGCTATAAGATGCAAATACGCCAGTTAGGACCAGGAATGATTCAGCAAATGCAGCAGCCTTGCAGTGAGTGCAGGGCAACTGGTGAGACCATCAGTGACAAGGATCGTTGCGGGCAGTGCAAGGGCGATAAGGTTGTGACAGAGAAGAAGGTTTTGGAGGTGGTGGTCGAGAAGGGTATGCAGCACAGCCAGAAGATCACCTTCCCTGGCGAGGCTGATGAAGCG CCTGATACGGTCACCGGAGACATAATCTTCGTCCTACAGCAGAAGGAGCACCCCAAGTTTAAGCGGAAGGGTGACGACCTCTTCTACGAGCACACTCTGACCCTCACCGAAGCCCTGTGTGGCTTCCAGTATGTTCTTACCCATTTGGACGGCAGGCAGCTGCTCATCAAGTCCAACCCCGGTGAAGTTGTCAAGCCTG ATTCATTCAAGGCGATCAACGATGAGGGCATGCCCATGTACCAGAGGCCATTCATGAAGGGCAAGCTCTACATCCACTTCACGGTGGATTTCCCCGACTCGCTGAACCCGGACCAGTGCAAGGCCCTTGAGACTATCCTCCCACCCAAGCCCGTGTCGCAGTACACGGACATGGAGCTAGACGAGTGCGAGGAGACTATGGCATACGACATCGACATTGAGGAGGAGATGCGGAGGCGGCAGCAACAGCAGGCGCAGGAGGCCTATGACGAGGATGAGGACATGCCTGGCGGTGCTGGTCAGCGCGTGCAGTGTGCCCAGCAGTAG